A region of the Chitinophagales bacterium genome:
TGTTTTTAGCACTTCTTCTGGAAATACCTTTGCAGGGTATCAATCAGGTGCACATAATACCGTTGGCGATAGTAATGTATTTGTGGGTTACAAGGCAGGATTTGGAAACACCATCGGAAGCGCAAATACATTTATAGGTTACAATGCCCAAGGTGCGGGTACACCCAACAATCTTAATAATGCCACTACCATTGGCGCGAATACTATAGCCAGAGTTTCCAATAGTATGATTATTGGTGATAATAACGTGAATGTGGGAATCGGGTTATCAAACGATCCTTCAGGTCCGCTTAACAAGCTTGAAATAAATGCAGACCCGAATAATTTTACTCACACAGGAATTGGCGGCAGGGGAGAGAATGATTTGGGTGAGTTGCCTGCAAGATTTAAAAGTGTAACGGCAAAAAAGATTTTGAAATTGATTGCGGAACATCCACCGGAAAGCCGCAAGGAGTGGATGCTGTACCTGTTCAGGTATTTTGCAAAGAACAAGCAACAATATGACGAACATCATTTCTGGCACTATACCAACCGCCCGGTCGAGTTATATTCCAATGCTGTAATTGATCAAAAAGTTAATTATATCCATAACAACCCGGTTGAAGCTGGCATCGTCACCGAACCGCAATATTATATGGAGCAGCGCTAATGCTGATAGCCCGATTAAAGTTTTGCCTCTATGAATGTGTACAGCAAAACTTTAGCCGGAGGCTCGGTAATAACACACGCTCGCGGGGACGCGAGCGAGGGCAAAGGTTAAGCTATTTACCGATGAGCCGCTTGGATGATTTACTAATTGTTTTTAAATTGTAGTAATACCTTGAACCTGCTACATTTGACTGGACAGTAAGTTAAGTTCGCAGACTTAAAATTACTGTAATATGAAAAGAGAAAGAAGACATTTTGACAAAGCATTTAAACTGATGGCCGTTGAGTTATGCCATACAGGGAAACCACCGAAAGAGGTTGCAGATGAATTAGGGATTAGGGCAGAGTTGGTAAGACGCTGGAGACGGGAGTATGAACAATATCAGGAAGGAAGTTTTTCCGGACAAGGGGTAGCCAATATGACGGCAGAACAAAAGGAGATCGCCCGCTTAAAGAAAGCGCTCAAAGACGTGCAAATAGAAAGGGATATATTAAAAAAGGCGGTAAGCATCTTCTCCAGGAGCGATGGCAGATATTCGAATTCATGAAAGCGCACCGTTTCAGATTTGCCATTGAGAAGATGTGTAAGTGTTTAAAGTAAGCAGAAGCGGATATTATGATTGGTTATACAGAAAACCATCAGCCAGGGCATTGGAAAACAGGAGAGCCATACAGATGATCAACACAGTATACAAGGAAAGTAAAGGCCGGTATGGTTCGCCAAAGATCACCGAAGAGCTGAGGCTACGGGGATTGCAACTATCCCGTCCCCGGGTAGCCAGACTGATGCGTTCAGAAGGTATAAAAAGCATAGTACATAAGAAATTCAGAGTGGTGACAACGGACTCAAAACACAATTATCCTGTAGCGGAGAATCATCTCAACAGGAACTTTAAAGTGGATGCACCCGGCAAAGTATGGGTGTCAGACATCACCTATATCGGCACAGCCCAGGGATGGCTGTATCTGACTATTATCATGGATTTGTTTGACCGTAAGATCATCGGATGGGCGTTGAGTAAGAGGCTGACGGCTAAAGATACCGTTGTGGCTGCATGGAAGATGGCGCTGATCAACAGACCGCTCAGAGGCAGATTGATCTTTCATTCTGACAGAGGCGTCCAGTATGCCTGTTGTGAACTCAGGCAGCAGTTAAAAGGCAAGCCTGTAATCCAAAGCATGAGCAGAAAAGGTGATTGCTGGGATAATGCGGTGGCCGAGAACTTCTTTAAAATTCTCAAAAGTGAACTGGTCCGCCACAGCCGGTTCATCGGTCACCAGCAAGCTCAAAGAGAAGTCTTTGAGTTTATCGAGATTTGGTACAACAGGAAAAGAAAGCATGCTTATTTAGGATATCTTACACCTGAAGAATTTAGAAACAATTATTTTTTAAATGCGGCAGCTTAACTTTTTGTCCAGTTTTTTATTGCAAGTCCACCTCAAACATCTAAACCCTCTCACAATGAAAAAACTATTCTTCATTACAAGCGCATTGATGCTTAATGCAATAGTTATGAAAGCACAGATTACATTCGAGCATACCTACACTATTACTCAGCCCGGACAATACAACCTCTTTCTTACCAATCTCGGAAACATACTATTGATAATAACTATAATGATGCTCTTTAGTGTGCAGCTAAAATCCCAAATTACTCTTGACTTTGAAAATGATACTATTGTTTTTTCACCAAGTGAGTTTTATTGTATTGATATTGGGGAAAATGAGTCCAAATACATCCACTTTAACGTACTTGCTAATAGTTTCAGTCTTTACAATCTTGACATGCGTCCATTTTTGATGAATGTTGCTCTTCCTAATGGAGATTCTTTAAAAAATGGCTTTGTAGTAATGTATGTTACACGGACATTATTTGATTGTGATTCTACAAATATAGAATATGCCTATTCTAAGCCGGTTGGTTCTAATGTTTTTCCGTTTCGAATTATAAGAACTGATGGTACAGTTCTTCTTCAAATTGATAGTGCAAGAGGACCATATCATTTTGGAGGAGCTTCTGGGGGATCTTTAATTATTAGACCAATAAAGAAAACCTCGGAGGGAACAAAACTTTTTCTTGATAAACTTAATCCATCAGGCAGAGGAGTACAAGTTTATTCATTATGTGGGGAATTACCGACTGATTATATTGAGCTTACTCAGGAAAATTCATATGTAAAGCTATTTCCAAATCCTGCTGATATGAAAATAAATTTTGAGGTAGTTGCGCCAAATAATTTTGATGAATTTAAACTGGTTATTTATGAAAGCAATGGAACGGAATTAAAACGAAATTATATAAGTAGCATGAATAAAAATTTCATACTGGATGTCAGCAATTTTAACAGTGGTGCTTATTTTTATTCATTAATAAGCCGAGAAAAAGTCTATCAAAGAGGCAAATTCATTATTACAAAATAATTTCTTTACCCTTAAATTCTTCATTATGAAACAACCAACTAATTTTTTGATAGTTGCCATAGTAGTGGTGACTTTCAGTGTAATGTCCACTATTACTTTTGGACAATCAACAGATATAGGTAATACTTTAACAGGTACTCCTCCAAACCCAAATGAATTCTTAGGAAGTGATAACGACTTTGATGTCGTATTCAAAGCCAATGACACCGAAAGAATGCGAATTCTTCAATCAAACGGCAATGTGGGCATCGGCAATAATTTCGTTCCTGCCCACCGGCTCGATGTGGCGGGTGGCGATATAAATATCTACGGGATGGCAAACGGCTACCGTATCGGAGGAAGCGGAGGAATGCCCAGCAAGTATGTTCTTTGGCACAATGGAAATATAGCTAACATATATGTAGGGGTAGATGCAGGGAATGCAAGCGGAACAGGCACCTCCAATACTTTTGTTGGAAATGGAGCAGGTCTGGCAATTACAAACGGCAGAGGCAACATGTTTCTGGGTACGGCTGCCGGAACACAGAATACATCTGGCAGTGATAATGTTTTTATCGGGGAGTCAGCCGGTAGCGTTAACCAGACCGGAGGACGAAATGTGTATATTGGGCAACGATCCGGTGTTTTTAGCACTTCTTCTGGAAATACCTTTGCAGGGTATCAATCAGGTGCACATAATACCGTTGGCGATAGTAATGTATTTGTGGGTTACAAGGCAGGATTTGGAAACACCATCGGAAGCGCAAATACATTTATAGGTTACAATGCCCAAGGTGCGGGTACACCCAACAATCTTAATAATGCCACTACCATTGGCGCGAATACTATAGCCAGAGTTTCCAATAGTATGATTATTGGTGATAATAACGTGAATGTGGGAATCGGGTTATCAAACGATCCTTCAGGTCCGCTTAACAAGCTTGAAATAAATGCAGACCCGAATAATTTTACTCACACAGGAATTGGCGGCAGCGGTTTGAAGTTCAGACAGCTTTATAATGTGGCTGGAGAAGTTACAAGCCCCAACCCAGGACCTGGAGTTCTGTCGGTAGATCTAAATGGGAATGTGATTCTTGTTCCTGATGCGACCGGAGGAGACGTTTCAGCTTGTGGTCCGAATCAAACCGCACATCGTTTGACGAAATGGGTTACCGGAAACAATCTTGTCTGTGAGACCATAGTACATGAGGATGTAGGAGCTACTACCAAAATCGGGATTGACATATTTAGCAACCTCCGTCCAGCCAAACTGGATGTCAATAATCAAGATGAAGAAATCGGAGCCTTCATCACCACAACGCGCACTATTAGTACTTTTCCCGGGATAAATACCGGAGTCTACGGAAATTCAACCGGGTCGTCCTATATTAATATCGGAACACGAGGAGTATCGACCAATGTAAGTTCCACTTATCCAGTCACTGCCAAAACGGGAAATATTGGCGTTTATGGACAAGCGTTATCGCCAACTTGGAATGATTACAGCTATGGCGGTAGATTTGAAACAAAAGGCCCTCTGAGATTAACTAAGGGTTATGGGGTTTGGGCGAGTGCTCCATATTATGCAGGTTATTTTGTCGGAAACATACGAGTTAACAATACAACCATTGCTTCCGATATCATGTTTAAAGACAGTATTCAAGACATTACAGGGGAAAGTGCTTTGGCTAAGCTTAGCAAAATACAACCGAAGGAGTTTGTATTTAAAACTGATGATTTTCCACTGATGAATTTCGACATTACTCATCAGTTTGGCATTATCGCACAGAACCTGGATACCATTCTTCCTGAACTAGTTTATGACGTGCATCACCCGCAAGAGTTGGACAGCACTGGAGCGTTGGCAATGGATTCCTTGAATTATAAAGCTGTCAACTATAACGGCCTGATTGGAATTTTAGTCGCAGGCGTCAATGAACTCAACAACGCCAAAGTCTCCTCCTGCGCCAACCCAACGGATTCAAATTACGTCACCAAGTGGGATGCGGTGAA
Encoded here:
- a CDS encoding transposase, producing the protein MKRERRHFDKAFKLMAVELCHTGKPPKEVADELGIRAELVRRWRREYEQYQEGSFSGQGVANMTAEQKEIARLKKALKDVQIERDILKKAVSIFSRSDGRYSNS
- a CDS encoding transposase (possible pseudo, frameshifted); this encodes MENRRAIQMINTVYKESKGRYGSPKITEELRLRGLQLSRPRVARLMRSEGIKSIVHKKFRVVTTDSKHNYPVAENHLNRNFKVDAPGKVWVSDITYIGTAQGWLYLTIIMDLFDRKIIGWALSKRLTAKDTVVAAWKMALINRPLRGRLIFHSDRGVQYACCELRQQLKGKPVIQSMSRKGDCWDNAVAENFFKILKSELVRHSRFIGHQQAQREVFEFIEIWYNRKRKHAYLGYLTPEEFRNNYFLNAAA